The proteins below come from a single Drosophila miranda strain MSH22 chromosome Y unlocalized genomic scaffold, D.miranda_PacBio2.1 Contig_Y1_pilon, whole genome shotgun sequence genomic window:
- the LOC117192088 gene encoding uncharacterized protein LOC117192088 isoform X2, whose translation MVTEPKSVEPKVSTKEAQCQSSDCETSQQVPVSQVSSPKGTRVGIFNAEDFLSRAQMNDKINNILRSPTKPPNGVRQRSVYTNNPSPQARLRVGMTGGQLSQRMSNISLSSGTDSVGHMDRGSSSSLASSATVGTNTITSGISKECANYPVGCQSARPYVQQPGIHISNPPQYGPGNMQEIDAGKMAHNGKALTGRYNATPTYGFDNEQNYCLNS comes from the exons atggtcaccgagccgaagtccgttgagcccaaggtcagcaccaaggaggcgcagtgccaGTCATCGGACTGCGAGACTTCCCAGCAGGTGCCGGTCTCGCAAGTAAGCAGCCCGAAGGGCACCCGTGTGGGGATCTTCAATGCCGAGGACTTCTTGTCGCGTGCTCAGATGAAcgacaaaatcaacaacatcttgcgctcgcccaccaagccgcccaacggggtgcgccagcgctccgtctacaccaacaacccatcgccg CAAGCAAGGTTGCGTGTCGGCATGACTGGGGGGCAGCTGTCCCAACGCATGAGCAACATCTCGCTGTCCTCCGGCACGGACTCCGTGGGCCACATGGatcgcggcagcagctccagtctcGCTAGCAGCGCCACCGTTGGCACCAACACCATCACCAGCGGCATTTCCAAGGAGTGCGCCAATTACCCCGTCGGCTGTCAGTCGGCCCGTCCATACGTCCAACAGCCGGGCATACACATTTCCAACCCTCCCCAGTACGGGCCAGGGAATATGCAGGAAATAGACGCTGGCAAAATGGCGCACAACGGCAAGGCACTCACAGGGCGCTACAATGCTACGCCCACCTATGGCTTCGACAACGAGCAGAACTACTGCCTG AATTCCTAA
- the LOC117192088 gene encoding uncharacterized protein LOC117192088 isoform X1 yields MVTEPKSVEPKVSTKEAQCQSSDCETSQQVPVSQVSSPKGTRVGIFNAEDFLSRAQMNDKINNILRSPTKPPNGVRQRSVYTNNPSPQARLRVGMTGGQLSQRMSNISLSSGTDSVGHMDRGSSSSLASSATVGTNTITSGISKECANYPVGCQSARPYVQQPGIHISNPPQYGPGNMQEIDAGKMAHNGKALTGRYNATPTYGFDNEQNYCLLPSPMPPPPYALARVSSTRNFELENHTPPACPSSGPIAMTNGTSQLRLRDGVRIDMTLDKAVRVLNQRSMVAVALSRNCSNSALIHPYGRILQSGAKVEIVTYDGMKGNNFV; encoded by the exons atggtcaccgagccgaagtccgttgagcccaaggtcagcaccaaggaggcgcagtgccaGTCATCGGACTGCGAGACTTCCCAGCAGGTGCCGGTCTCGCAAGTAAGCAGCCCGAAGGGCACCCGTGTGGGGATCTTCAATGCCGAGGACTTCTTGTCGCGTGCTCAGATGAAcgacaaaatcaacaacatcttgcgctcgcccaccaagccgcccaacggggtgcgccagcgctccgtctacaccaacaacccatcgccg CAAGCAAGGTTGCGTGTCGGCATGACTGGGGGGCAGCTGTCCCAACGCATGAGCAACATCTCGCTGTCCTCCGGCACGGACTCCGTGGGCCACATGGatcgcggcagcagctccagtctcGCTAGCAGCGCCACCGTTGGCACCAACACCATCACCAGCGGCATTTCCAAGGAGTGCGCCAATTACCCCGTCGGCTGTCAGTCGGCCCGTCCATACGTCCAACAGCCGGGCATACACATTTCCAACCCTCCCCAGTACGGGCCAGGGAATATGCAGGAAATAGACGCTGGCAAAATGGCGCACAACGGCAAGGCACTCACAGGGCGCTACAATGCTACGCCCACCTATGGCTTCGACAACGAGCAGAACTACTGCCTG TTGCCGTCTCCAATGCCCCCTCCACCATACGCCTTGGCACGCGTGAGCAGCACACGCAACTTCGAGCTCGAGAACCACACACCGCCGGCATGTCCCAGCTCTGGACCCATTGCCATGACGAACGGCACCAGCCAGTTGCGCCTCCGCGATGGCGTGCG CATTGACATGACTCTGGACAAGGCGGTGCGCGTGCTCAATCAGCGCAGCATGGTGGCAGTTGCTCTATcacgcaactgcagcaactcGGCTTTGATCCACCCCTATGGACGCATCTTGCAGAGCGGCGCTAAAGTCGAAATAGTCACCTACGACGGCATgaagggcaataactttgTGTGA